Within the Channa argus isolate prfri chromosome 12, Channa argus male v1.0, whole genome shotgun sequence genome, the region CTCGGTGGGGCTAAGTCAGTTTTTGGCCTTGGCAGTGTTATTTATGATGCTCTCTTTTGGTGTTAGCTGCAGCAGGACAGACATAACAGATGAAACGCATTGAAATTATCAACTCTGACTTTTAGGAAATGTTTTACTCCCAAAAGCCACTTGTGATGTTTCTACTCATTTAcgttaataaaatgttaacaaaacgTTATTTTCAATTAAGTTTGACTTAGAGTATCTTTGCAGTTCTGAGTCTCATGAAGCTTCTCTTTATCAAACACAGATCCAGGTAAGGACAGGATGTACTCCCGCTCTGCCTCCCCTCCAGAGAATGGCTTCAAGCAGCATCTGGAGTCTCGACTGTACAGCAGTCAAGGAAAAGGTCCCATTCGGACTGAGCGAGTGCCCAACGTCAGTAGCAGGTCCTCCCAAGAACCCCCTCGCTCTACCTCGCGGGTCCAAGTGCTACCCGCTGCGCCCAGTGCCAGCAGTGGAAATCACAGGCGGAAAGTAGACCCACTGTCAAACGGGTACGATACCGACAGCAGCCAGGACTCCCGAGAGCGTCCTGGAACTGGAGGGAACGGCCGGAGCAGGCCCAGCCGTCCCTGGAAGCCCACGCGTGAGGCGCTAAATGTGGACAGTGTCTTAAGTGGCATTGACGAGGGTAAGTCACCGGGTCAAGAGGAAAGGCAGCATAGCCCCCGAAGAAGACCCAGCAGTCAGTCGCCCTCTCGTGGTCGAGAGCGAGACAGAGATTTTACGTGGGGAGGCCGGGAAGAACGTAAACCCAAGAGCCTAATGACCATCTACGAGGATGAGCAGAAGAATGAGACTTGTGGGAGCCGAAGCTCGCTGGATTCTGACGGCCGCGGAGGCTACAGTGACAAGGACAGGCCAAAGggctctgcagctctgaaagtgCGAGGTGACAACTGGAAGATCCAGAGAACGGAGTCTGGATACGAAAGTAGCGACAGATTGAGCAACGGCTCAGCAAATCTTGACTCACCTGTGGTAGAGTACCTGTCTTCCAAGGACCTGCGGCCCATACCTGAGCCGAATCATTCAAGGTAAAATCCACAACTATGACTACACAAAAGCTTGGCACTGCAAAGTGGGACGCAGACAGAGCTTTGACACAATTTCTGAGGTGTGATGCCTGTGTCGGGATCTTCAGTGGATCTTCAGTCTCAAAAGAGcagccatttttaaataattaaacattacaaacaagCAGTTCTAAGAATAGAAGGCCCGTTTAACATAAACGCACACACGGCAGATACGCCAGCCTGATTATGCAGGGCTGTCATTTGTTGTCTGTGTAGTACAGGTCTCGTTTGGAACTACTGATCCTAATAGCAATAGTTCTTTTCACATGTGTTCATATGTACTGACTCCACATCCAGGAAGATAATGTTGCAAAGATTAGTATAATATTTTATGTGGGTAAATCATTTATAATAGCCTGAGGTCGTGacactttattttcactttattttaaggGGCCGGTGAAAAAGATCAACCTGTGGAATATCGTGTGGCAATCTGCAATGcataaataatcacatttattttgcattttaggGATCACTTCCCCCAGAGGACAAGCGATGACTTGAAGGCCGACATATTGTACTCTGCGGTTTCCACTGGTGAGTATATCAGCCTTGCTTTGTCttagtttcatgtttttgtccacTGGGAGCTTAggaattttaaaagcttttccaACTTTGCAGTTAAAATATCTGTATGAATGGAAACCGGtcaaaaatctgtattttagaATCCCCTGGCACTAACATTAAAGGCATTTCCGTCTGAATacacttcatttaaaacattacgAAACTAGCCTTCAATTTCCTTGATTTATTGTTCCATCGGCTTTGTTAAGGTTGTAGCCTGACTACAGTGTGGAAATTAGTGCTCTGCGCCCTCACTTACTGGccttgacctttttttttcctgaggaAAAGCTTATGTTATGCAGCATGCAGAGGAATGTACACCGGCTTAAAGGAAACATCAGCTAAAGGAGAAAAGGGGCTTTGTATCTCAGCATTGTAGCAAAGCTTTCTAGtttttgagattttaaaaaaataaacaaataaattagttCAAATTCAAGTCTTTAGGCCttaaactaaaaggaaaaatgcagaaattaaaaGAAGCAAGTAACACAACAGTGTTTTGGAGTTTAAGACAAGAAATCAGTAAAAATCAATCAGCATTTAGTGGTGTTGCTAAATTACAGCGTTTAATCTTCCAGACAGGATGAAGGGAGATTAAATGACATGAATAGCACTAgtggtgtgtttttctgcagcccACCCTTTCTAATCTTCATCTGGTACAAGCTCGCTTGTCATACACAACAGaaataagacaaaatatttctaaaattgtCAGCAgagtttgggggaaaaaaaacgcCTTACTGAATCCCTCGGTACACCGAGGAATGCACTGAGTGAAACATGAATAAGAAGTGAACTTGTAGGGGCCACCCAGCTGTGCCCACCTGGGCAGAAAATGCCGTGACTGGGCCTGTGAGAAGGAGGCAACACGAGGCCGTTAAATTGCCATTTCTGTAGCTCTGCGGTTATTCTATGCTACCATAGAGCTTCAGAGCGAGGCGTATAGGAAAGGGACATGAAAGCAGCCGTTTCAATCATGTCTGTCTTTAGTTGTATTTAGAGTTCAAATTAGATTTTCCGAATGTGGCGAGTTGAGGAGACACAAGCAGGAATGCAGAATATGGAATGCTGGTTTTGTTATCGGCCTGTGAGCATCTCGGCATGCGGAGCGATTCATGTGAAGAGACAAACACTCTGGGGGCAGATGTGGTTCTCGTTCCACTGCTCCTGATGTTATTCTTTTAGAAATtggctttattttattctctttttttctctatgATTTACCGTGAAatcagtaatattattattgctgTTAGCCTTTATCTGATGTATCTGTTGTTTAAAGTTGATCGCAGGAACATGCACTGTGTACAAAGGTGTATGTAGAATACATTATTTATCAAAAGACGCTCATCAGTGATGCCCTTTAATAATTCGGGCTGTAGTGCCTTTAAGGAAATATGTCAACTGAattttgtgttaatgttgatTAATTTGAGGAAATCTTGTAAATGCTGACTTGTTGACTGGTAAATCTGAATCAAGCTACAAAATCTCTGATGGGGGCCGTTTGAGGTCCATTGGCTATTTTAAAGTCAGTTTGGTACATTTACGCCCTGCTGTCTGGAAATTGTATTGACAAGCTGCAGCAAATGTGTCCAAAGTCAATTTGGCTCGAGTTCAGCTTGAGTCTGGCGTGAGCTGCAGATTCTACTCCAGTAGTCCATTAAAGTCCAAAATCCTTTCTAAAAGCACATTTatgttggggtgggggggagttGTTAAGGAGCAGACGTGACATTTTGACCACAGGCATTCGTGCTAATGATCATTTCTTGCATTAAAGAAGGGACTTAAAGTCCTGTtggttcccttttttttctttttttctttttaaccttATGAATTTTCAGCGAGCTGCACCATAGCAGAATGAAAATGGTAGCAGATATCATAGAATAATAACAGAAGAGATGGGATTTCCCTGCGCTTCATCTTGCTATTTAGGCATTTCGGCCCCTTTTCAATTGCACCTTGATTAGCTTTGGTGGCTCCTGCAGAGCTCATCTCTTATGAGTCTGTTAACACTTGTCTACATCATCTGCAAAACGGTTACATAAGCAGCAGAATAGTTGCGTGCTAAACTTTGCTCTCATGTATGAATAAATGTCGGCATGAGACAAATACTGTGCTTAGCTTGTGATGCGAACACCACTCCCTGTGTGCATCGGCAGTTGTTAAGTGCAGAACCAGATCAACAAAGTGAACTTTTATTCCTTTATCCGATCAAAATTATCTCATCCATCAagtttgtttgcatatttttaaaagctgtttaacAGACCAGGGATCGATGTGATAACCGACATTAATGTAATGAGATGAGGCATTTAGCTTCAGTAGTGTCCTGCCCGTGCCATATATGTGAAATGCATTTTTGAAGAAATAGAGATGTATTTTTTGAGCCAGtgttaaagggaaaaaacataaacttgaCTCACATTCAGTTATTTGGAATCAAAGTGTGATCGATGCTCCAGATTTTAAGTACCCTAGAATGCATAACacagaaaagtacaaaaatcaACTTGACAGCTCTGCAACAGAAAacgttttcttttcatttttttttaatgcatcaaCAAAACTTCAAAGGCTGTCAGGAAACTTTGCGTGTACAATTTTGCGAAACCTAGTAAGGGTTTGATTTCATGGTCTGTATTtagtcttatttatttatttatttttctagttCATCTGAGAGTTGCAAACACAGCCAGTTGGAATAGGTGAAATGATGTCAGATCACTTCTCTGTTCCCCCCACAGTTAAATGTCCCAAATAACTGTTTTCAGTGCATaacagcagcacacaaacaGGTGTCTCTCTTGAACTTTCTCAGCGTAATCCTTTATGCTGGAATGGGATCAAAGACTGGTCCGAGGGGGATTTACATCAGCAGACATTCtccttttaaaaactaaatatatatttcttagCACACACAGCATGAGTGTTGATAAATCAGCCACTCACTGTGAATACAATGTTGCAAGTTGCAGACCTTTTTTGATAGCAAGCTGCTCGCTCCTCGACGCCTTCTCTTGTTAACGGTGCACGTCGCATCGCAAAGATGAGGGGAAGCGTCGTGAACTGCAtcgcttttttgtttttgacagtgATATTGTTACGGTCGCTTGCCAACATTGCAGATCAGCGGCATCAAATTGTGAATTGCCACATGGACTTAGCGGCTTAAAAATGCAATAGGGTTGTGGAGGGGATCTGGAATCTGGAGTCTGACCCCGGTGTAATTGCATGCCAGCACAAAGGATTTAGCCACTAATGCTTTGAGAGAGCACGGGGGAAGAGGGTATGCTGACACATCACAGATGGTCCTCAGCCACTCACTCTCTTCCTTGTCCTGTTAGTCAGCTGTTGTCTGTCTCCGGCCTTGTGAATCACACCCACCCTGCGAAACCTGACTAAGCGCCACACCAGCCCCGACCAAAGGACGGGGTTTTAAGGTGTTTGTGTTGATCTAATAGGGGAAATCCTCATAGAAtcgtttttactttttttctttctcttttatgcttttgtttttcattacagTTCCAACTTTCAATTCAGCTCGAGTTCATTCAAGGTCCTCATTGTTGTCATTAGTACAGTTAGCTCAAAGCTAACAAGGCCTGGATATGAAGCCAGATTCCCTTTGAGGGGCCACGTTCTTTGGCTGGATCAGACAGTCAGAGTGGTACACAGGGGGCCTGAGGGCGCTCTGCCAGACTAGCTGCTTTGATACTTCCGCTCTCAGCACCAGGCAAAGGGCCTCACCATGACCTCTGTTAGATAACATGTCTTTTGTGGAAAGgcgcaggggaaaaaaaatgtagctgtGTTCAAACAGAAATGCATGACAGATGTTACTTAGCTGTATTTTTTGACCATCTGGTAGTTATGGCCATGCGTTGAAATAAAATGCTCATGAGCTTTCGTTATCGTCCAGGTGAACGTGGAAGGAAATCTCCAGATTTGCACGATGACAACCTCCCCTCTGGGCAGCTCATTCAAAGGTGAAGCAGAGATTAAAACTGCAGATGTCAAAAATTCCCCTTTAATTCAGCACATCTGGGATTGAAAtacaatgttttgtattttttgctcTGTAACAGAAGGAGAGCCTTCCGATACACTCCTGGGATCTTGGAAGAGAACAAGGATCTGGATAGCGAACAGGATGAAAATGTAGACATTAGCCCTGTGAGTCCTGTGCCTCCTTACTTGGCAAAGACCAGCAGTTCGGAGTGGAACAGTTCCGATGACCTCGCCGGACCCTTCTCTGAACAAGAGGAGATGGGCATCGTTGCCCACATGGCCGCTTTTTCACGCAGCTACCCCCCACCTTTACCCCCTAAGACATTTGGCAGCAGTGATGCTGACCCAGCTGGCCTCCACTTCCAGCCGCCGGAGGTGCCAGCACGGTCGAGCTCCCGCCTTGAACCTAAAAATGGCTCGTCCCCCCTCTCCCACACCGCCCTCCGTCGGTGGATTGAAACACCTACTGAGCACAGGCTTTCATCCGACGCCAGCTCCAAGTCGGGGTCATCGGACCAGGACAGGAATGATCTGTCGGCCAGCGAGAGCGACGAGAGGTTACCCAGTCCTCAGCCCGTACACGAGGATCGTACAGACTCCTATTCTCTGACAGATAGGGTCCTCCCCACCACTTACTTTTCTGTGGACAACTGTATGACAGACACTTATCGGGCCATATACCACAAGAGGCTTCCCTTGAAAGCAGAGGACCATACGTCATCAGGGGAGAGTGATGTCGAGGGGAGGGGGCATCTATTTCCAGATGTTCAGCCACCTGAGCCATCCAGAACTAGAACAGAACCAGGTATACAACAGTACAATGTTTTCTCACTGTTAGAGACCTGTTTTGCGAATGCACTGACTTACTGTt harbors:
- the LOC137137641 gene encoding inactive ubiquitin carboxyl-terminal hydrolase 53 is translated as MAWVRLFRRPGGNLGKSYQPGSMLSLAPTKGLLNEPGQNSCFLNSAVQVLWHLDIFRRSLRQLPGHFCLGDSCIFCELKGIFSQFQQSRERALPSDNLRHALAETFKDEQRFQLGFMDDAAECFENILERIHLHIVPEETDACTSKSCITHQKFAMSLYEQSVCRSCGASSDPLPFTELVHYVSTTALCQQTLQRRDGEVSFGELLQAASTTGDLRNCPSNCGQRIRIRQVLMNSPEIVTIGFVWDAEHSDLTEDVIRSLGPQLSLSALFHTVTDEHAKKEELVLVGMICYSSRHYCAFTFHTKSSKWVFFDDATVKEIGTKWKDVVTKCIKGHFQPLLLFYANPVGSAISTDDASKQNSSHSQFKTPVNGDVHGFESPVSARNKLELTKENLHAVLGPANLKQKTPSNFSRGSAQTSAGRGPVKISIGDPKNRLREISREVAQKAGEMRGMLPLRKEPDTSAQRRPETRHKDPGKDRMYSRSASPPENGFKQHLESRLYSSQGKGPIRTERVPNVSSRSSQEPPRSTSRVQVLPAAPSASSGNHRRKVDPLSNGYDTDSSQDSRERPGTGGNGRSRPSRPWKPTREALNVDSVLSGIDEGKSPGQEERQHSPRRRPSSQSPSRGRERDRDFTWGGREERKPKSLMTIYEDEQKNETCGSRSSLDSDGRGGYSDKDRPKGSAALKVRGDNWKIQRTESGYESSDRLSNGSANLDSPVVEYLSSKDLRPIPEPNHSRDHFPQRTSDDLKADILYSAVSTGERGRKSPDLHDDNLPSGQLIQRRRAFRYTPGILEENKDLDSEQDENVDISPVSPVPPYLAKTSSSEWNSSDDLAGPFSEQEEMGIVAHMAAFSRSYPPPLPPKTFGSSDADPAGLHFQPPEVPARSSSRLEPKNGSSPLSHTALRRWIETPTEHRLSSDASSKSGSSDQDRNDLSASESDERLPSPQPVHEDRTDSYSLTDRVLPTTYFSVDNCMTDTYRAIYHKRLPLKAEDHTSSGESDVEGRGHLFPDVQPPEPSRTRTEPGFSTTKTTAKWNPVTPKGLDEHGFL